In the Methylophilus sp. 5 genome, one interval contains:
- a CDS encoding YhjD/YihY/BrkB family envelope integrity protein: MQPVLWMTLHKQWQSLRQHISAYSYCTPMFVLKTTWQGVARHRLMGLSAALSFYALFALIPLIVLIFFLISHLVYSSDYAIVKLAILTSNLLPEFSQRIMIEVYENTRTKAAWGAVGFFVLLWTITPLAAHMRSSFHLIASRNDVPSFWHKKIRDVVAVLGVLLVFFLFTAAGFVLESMIVFLANHLPSALINYVGSLLSLMLTTLLIAGFYHTFCPLNVHWRHLLLSALLTATVWMLMRPAFGLFLSVNKNFGAVFGSMKAMFVSISWLYLNFAVFLVGIELMVTLRQKDVLLLKGLFEDIPNQQHYLQALMGKYGKTYAQGSYVLKEGDASHHYYMVVDGTLHLTQQQADGTEKTLRILQYGDFFGDIALFSAQPVTASAVVVSSEAAVIEIYAECMENLLQEDPHIAVRLLKQLSHHAQVKNALAPSKTA; this comes from the coding sequence ATGCAGCCTGTGTTATGGATGACATTACACAAGCAGTGGCAAAGCCTGAGGCAACACATCTCGGCTTATAGCTACTGCACGCCGATGTTCGTGCTCAAAACAACCTGGCAGGGCGTGGCCAGGCACCGGTTGATGGGGTTATCGGCCGCGCTGTCTTTTTATGCACTGTTTGCATTGATCCCGTTGATCGTGCTGATTTTCTTTTTAATCAGCCACCTGGTCTATTCGTCTGATTACGCGATTGTGAAGCTGGCCATTTTAACCAGCAACCTGCTGCCTGAGTTTAGCCAGCGCATCATGATAGAAGTGTATGAAAACACGCGCACCAAAGCCGCCTGGGGCGCAGTTGGCTTTTTCGTCTTGCTGTGGACCATCACACCGCTGGCAGCACACATGCGCTCTAGCTTTCACCTGATTGCCAGCCGTAATGACGTTCCTTCTTTCTGGCATAAAAAAATACGCGACGTCGTGGCGGTGCTGGGGGTGTTGCTGGTCTTTTTTCTGTTTACCGCAGCAGGCTTCGTGCTCGAGTCGATGATCGTGTTTCTGGCCAATCATTTGCCATCGGCGTTGATTAATTATGTGGGCTCGCTGTTATCGCTCATGTTGACCACGCTACTGATCGCAGGCTTTTATCACACCTTTTGCCCGCTCAACGTGCATTGGCGCCACTTGCTACTCTCTGCCCTGCTCACGGCCACGGTATGGATGCTGATGCGGCCAGCCTTCGGCCTGTTTTTGAGCGTGAACAAAAATTTTGGCGCCGTATTTGGCAGCATGAAAGCGATGTTTGTCTCTATTAGCTGGCTATACCTTAACTTTGCAGTATTTTTAGTCGGCATTGAATTAATGGTCACACTCAGACAAAAAGATGTGCTGCTGCTAAAAGGCCTGTTTGAAGACATCCCCAACCAGCAGCACTATTTGCAGGCATTGATGGGGAAATACGGCAAAACCTATGCGCAAGGTAGCTATGTACTAAAAGAAGGCGATGCGAGCCACCATTACTATATGGTGGTTGATGGCACCTTGCATTTGACACAGCAACAAGCCGACGGCACAGAAAAAACACTGCGCATTTTGCAATATGGAGATTTTTTTGGCGATATTGCGCTGTTCTCGGCACAACCAGTGACGGCCAGCGCAGTCGTCGTGTCATCTGAAGCGGCAGTGATTGAAATTTATGCCGAGTGCATGGAAAACCTGTTACAAGAAGACCCGCATATTGCGGTGCGCCTGCTCAAACAACTGTCTCATCATGCACAGGTAAAAAATGCCTT